The Chryseobacterium aureum genome contains a region encoding:
- a CDS encoding sterol desaturase family protein: MMDFLMSEDGLENVYAWAIPLHATVILAEMIYSHVSEAKLYSGKDLATNVYLALMNFGLDLIMKAFAMGVMFFFYNHRLFSWDLSVWYLLACFIITDFAYYVLHYVDHRSRAFWAVHITHHSSEYFNLTTGFRSPVLQPLYRYLYFSPLAFLGFNPWHIMVAYAIGQVYGTWVHTQTVKSMGFLEYILVTPSHHRVHHACNVKYLDKNMGMCLIIWDKIFGTFQKEDPDTPVKYGIYPKMPDNRPDTVLFYEWRKIWKDLKQPGLKFTDRVNYIFNSPGWRHDGTGKTVRQYQKEYFAKQAKKKEQQQNQKQQKSA, translated from the coding sequence ATGATGGATTTTCTTATGAGCGAGGACGGGCTGGAAAATGTGTATGCGTGGGCTATTCCGTTGCATGCCACTGTTATTTTAGCTGAAATGATTTACAGCCACGTTTCAGAAGCTAAGTTATATAGCGGAAAAGATCTTGCCACTAATGTCTACCTGGCACTGATGAACTTCGGCCTTGACCTTATCATGAAGGCATTTGCCATGGGAGTCATGTTTTTCTTTTATAATCACAGACTTTTTTCATGGGATTTAAGTGTATGGTATCTTCTGGCTTGTTTTATCATTACAGATTTTGCCTATTATGTGCTGCATTATGTAGACCATCGCTCCAGAGCATTCTGGGCCGTTCATATTACCCACCACAGTTCAGAATATTTTAACCTTACCACAGGTTTCAGAAGTCCTGTACTGCAACCGCTTTACCGGTATCTGTATTTTTCACCGCTTGCTTTTTTAGGATTTAATCCATGGCATATTATGGTGGCATATGCGATAGGGCAGGTGTATGGAACCTGGGTGCATACCCAGACAGTAAAGAGTATGGGATTTTTAGAATATATTCTGGTAACACCTTCTCATCACCGCGTACATCATGCATGTAATGTGAAATATCTGGATAAAAACATGGGAATGTGCCTTATTATCTGGGATAAAATTTTCGGAACCTTTCAGAAAGAAGATCCCGATACCCCTGTTAAATATGGTATTTATCCTAAAATGCCGGATAACAGGCCAGATACAGTACTCTTTTATGAATGGAGAAAAATCTGGAAAGATCTTAAGCAGCCGGGACTAAAATTCACAGACAGGGTTAATTATATTTTCAACTCACCGGGATGGAGACATGACGGAACTGGTAAAACAGTAAGACAATACCAGAAAGAGTATTTTGCTAAACAGGCGAAAAAGAAAGAACAACAGCAAAATCAGAAACAGCAGAAATCTGCTTAA
- the rlmN gene encoding 23S rRNA (adenine(2503)-C(2))-methyltransferase RlmN yields the protein MKDIRILSLDQLKDYFVSLGEKPFRAKQVYDWLWSKNLHSIDEMTNLSKSLREKISEEYTINPVSVDLLQKSADGTIKNGVKLHDGLMVESVLIPTETRTTACVSSQVGCSLNCEFCATAKLKRMRNLEVAEIVDQVALIDSQSRMYFDRPLSNIVFMGMGEPMMNYKNVVEAIKKITQPEGLGMSPRRITVSTSGIPKMIKMLADDELRVKLALSLHSAIESKRNEIMPFSDKFPLTDIMESLQYWYQKTGSVITFEYCVWKGINDGDEDIKALIKYCRQVPSKVNLIQYNPIGDGKYDQCNKQAEENYIRQLENAGITVMVRRSRGGDIDAACGQLANKTTD from the coding sequence ATGAAAGATATCCGCATATTATCATTAGACCAGCTTAAAGACTACTTTGTATCTTTAGGAGAAAAACCGTTTCGCGCGAAACAGGTCTATGACTGGTTATGGAGTAAAAACCTCCATTCGATTGACGAAATGACGAATCTTTCCAAATCACTTCGTGAGAAAATTTCGGAAGAATATACTATTAATCCTGTTTCTGTAGACCTTCTTCAAAAAAGCGCTGACGGAACCATCAAGAACGGAGTAAAACTTCACGACGGGCTGATGGTGGAATCTGTTCTTATTCCCACAGAAACAAGAACCACAGCCTGTGTATCTTCGCAGGTAGGATGCTCATTAAACTGCGAATTCTGCGCTACAGCTAAACTGAAAAGGATGAGAAACCTTGAGGTAGCGGAAATTGTAGATCAGGTAGCCCTGATTGACAGCCAAAGTAGAATGTATTTCGACAGACCGCTTTCCAATATCGTATTTATGGGTATGGGAGAACCGATGATGAATTACAAAAACGTAGTGGAAGCCATCAAAAAAATTACCCAGCCGGAAGGTTTGGGAATGTCTCCTAGAAGAATTACCGTTTCTACATCCGGTATTCCTAAAATGATCAAAATGCTTGCAGATGATGAACTGCGCGTGAAGCTGGCTTTATCCCTTCACTCTGCCATCGAATCCAAGCGTAATGAAATCATGCCTTTTTCTGATAAATTTCCATTGACAGATATTATGGAGTCCCTTCAGTATTGGTATCAAAAGACAGGATCTGTCATTACTTTTGAGTACTGTGTATGGAAAGGAATCAATGACGGAGATGAAGATATTAAAGCTTTAATCAAATATTGCAGACAGGTTCCTTCAAAAGTAAACCTTATCCAGTATAACCCAATCGGGGATGGGAAATATGATCAATGCAATAAACAGGCGGAAGAAAACTATATCCGTCAGCTTGAAAATGCGGGAATTACAGTAATGGTAAGAAGAAGCCGCGGAGGTGATATTGATGCCGCTTGTGGGCAGCTAGCCAACAAAACGACAGATTAA